From one Alicyclobacillus acidocaldarius subsp. acidocaldarius Tc-4-1 genomic stretch:
- a CDS encoding GGDEF domain-containing protein has product MAVALPEDVREFRNGAQRAIQIHRLFVALFLVGDLLSVPGEWWLHRAHLLPLAVRAWLFAPLAMVCIQGAAEWAVRKYPKSRENTLIASGTLLALVAIAAYPGAESLCASLLLPIVTSILHLRVEKVWLAGAAAFAAELALTLMQVSSSASAQAILQSLGQLTLWSLVLLWTTAASHVVLRFGLRIWDELRVQTRTQTELWVRQILSEKEAKTDALTGLYNRKSFDEYLDFALQISDGTNTPLHLAVIDIDNFKQINDQYGHLVGDEILRRTAQAIQQHLAAGDFLARYGGEEFAVIIPEVTHEQAVQNMEKIREYIANVHHVELDGNRATVSIGLSTHRPGETRDELFERADQCLYRAKQTGKNKIVAWESAVSG; this is encoded by the coding sequence CCTGCTGTCTGTGCCTGGCGAGTGGTGGCTCCATCGCGCCCATCTGCTGCCACTCGCCGTGCGGGCTTGGCTGTTTGCGCCGCTTGCCATGGTCTGCATCCAGGGGGCTGCGGAATGGGCGGTGCGCAAGTATCCTAAGTCCAGGGAAAACACGCTGATTGCGTCCGGCACCTTGCTCGCGCTCGTGGCCATCGCCGCGTATCCAGGCGCCGAGTCCTTGTGCGCCTCGCTCCTGTTGCCCATTGTGACGTCCATTCTCCACCTTCGGGTTGAGAAAGTTTGGCTCGCCGGCGCCGCGGCGTTCGCAGCCGAATTGGCGCTGACGTTGATGCAGGTGTCCAGCAGTGCAAGTGCCCAGGCCATTCTCCAGTCTCTGGGCCAGCTGACACTTTGGAGCCTGGTTCTGCTGTGGACGACGGCAGCATCACACGTTGTGTTGCGCTTTGGCCTCCGCATCTGGGACGAACTGCGCGTGCAGACGCGCACGCAAACGGAACTTTGGGTTCGGCAAATTTTGTCTGAGAAAGAGGCGAAGACCGACGCACTGACTGGCCTGTACAACCGCAAATCCTTCGATGAATATCTCGACTTCGCGCTTCAGATCAGCGATGGCACGAATACCCCGCTGCACCTCGCCGTGATCGACATCGACAACTTCAAACAAATCAACGATCAATACGGCCACCTGGTCGGCGACGAGATCCTTCGCCGCACAGCGCAGGCCATCCAGCAGCACCTCGCAGCCGGCGACTTCCTTGCGCGCTACGGCGGGGAGGAGTTCGCGGTCATCATTCCTGAGGTGACCCATGAGCAGGCTGTTCAGAATATGGAGAAGATCCGGGAGTACATTGCCAACGTGCATCACGTGGAACTCGACGGTAATCGTGCCACGGTGAGCATCGGCTTGTCGACGCATCGCCCAGGAGAAACGCGGGACGAACTGTTTGAGCGAGCGGATCAATGCCTCTACCGCGCCAAACAGACGGGCAAGAACAAGATTGTGGCCTGGGAATCGGCGGTGTCGGGGTGA
- a CDS encoding glycoside hydrolase family 31 protein, with the protein MIHEQTDFSTSEAIRPDTLISPPDDWTFLGRPSRFDVDHDGWAAVQYDAGVMVGVAALDDTVLRVAYCRSSGEWPTSTPAIMEQMSQRHSWRLVEEERRVQLECVTGWQIQINRDDGTWSIRHPGFGTAVEAITWYKRKKGGALTFTSLENARFYGLGEKPGPLDKRHEAYTMWNSDVYAPHVPEMEALYLSIPFFLRLQDQTALGIFVDNPGRSRFDFRSRYPDVEISTERGGLDVYFIFGASLKDVIRRYTKLTGRMPMPPKWALGYHQSRYSYETQGEVLSVAQTFVERDIPVDALYLDIHYMDGYRVFTFDEKRFPDPARMCDELRKLGVRVVPIVDPGVKQDPEYPVYMDGLAHNHFCQTAEGQVYLGEVWPGLSAFPDFASEEVRAWWGKWHRVYSQMGIEGIWNDMNEPAVFNETKTMDVNVVHRGNGRLYTHGEVHNLYGFWMAEATYRGLKAQLAGKRPFVLTRAGYSGIQRYAAVWTGDNRSFWEHMAMAIPMVLNMGMSGIPLGGPDVGGFAHHASGELLARWTQMGAFFPFFRNHSAMGTHRQEPWAFGPTFEAIIRRAIRLRYRFLPYLYTLAREAHETGLPMMRPLVLEYPDDPNTHHVDDQFLVGSDLLVAPILKPGMTHRMVYLPDGEWIDYETRERYRGRQYILTNAPLDRIPLYVRAGSAIPVNLLERSGETHLGWEVFVDANGRASGRCYEDDGETFSYEDGAYCDRVLQALTTSEGTLIECHLVQGSGDGGSLESVVRVFTPDNVREARAQGISFSIQV; encoded by the coding sequence ATGATTCACGAGCAGACGGATTTCTCAACCAGTGAGGCGATTCGACCGGATACGCTGATCTCGCCGCCAGACGACTGGACTTTTCTCGGGCGACCCAGCCGGTTTGATGTGGATCACGATGGCTGGGCGGCGGTTCAGTATGACGCTGGAGTCATGGTCGGTGTCGCCGCACTCGACGACACCGTGCTACGCGTAGCCTACTGCAGGTCTTCTGGGGAGTGGCCGACGAGCACGCCTGCCATTATGGAACAGATGTCGCAGCGGCACTCCTGGCGGCTCGTTGAGGAAGAGCGACGCGTGCAACTGGAATGTGTTACTGGATGGCAGATTCAAATCAACCGGGACGACGGAACATGGAGTATACGCCATCCCGGCTTTGGGACAGCCGTCGAGGCCATCACGTGGTACAAGCGCAAAAAAGGCGGCGCATTGACGTTTACTTCGCTCGAGAATGCCCGGTTCTATGGACTTGGCGAAAAGCCGGGGCCCCTTGACAAGCGGCACGAGGCGTACACCATGTGGAATTCGGACGTTTACGCGCCTCATGTGCCAGAGATGGAGGCCCTCTATCTGTCAATCCCGTTCTTTTTGCGACTGCAAGACCAAACGGCCCTTGGCATCTTCGTGGATAATCCAGGGCGATCCCGCTTTGACTTCAGGAGCAGATACCCTGACGTGGAAATATCGACAGAACGAGGCGGATTGGATGTTTATTTCATCTTCGGGGCTTCGCTCAAAGATGTCATTCGACGTTACACAAAGCTCACGGGGCGAATGCCGATGCCTCCCAAGTGGGCGCTCGGCTATCATCAGTCTCGGTATTCGTACGAGACCCAGGGCGAGGTCCTGTCAGTCGCGCAAACGTTTGTCGAACGCGACATTCCCGTGGATGCCTTGTATCTGGATATTCACTACATGGATGGATATCGGGTGTTCACCTTTGATGAGAAGCGATTTCCCGATCCGGCACGCATGTGCGACGAGTTGCGGAAGCTTGGGGTGCGCGTTGTCCCCATCGTGGATCCGGGGGTGAAGCAGGATCCTGAATATCCAGTTTACATGGATGGGCTGGCCCACAACCACTTCTGCCAAACCGCCGAGGGTCAAGTGTATCTTGGTGAGGTATGGCCCGGATTGAGTGCCTTTCCTGATTTCGCGTCGGAGGAAGTGAGGGCGTGGTGGGGCAAGTGGCATCGGGTGTACTCCCAGATGGGAATTGAGGGCATATGGAATGATATGAACGAGCCGGCTGTGTTCAATGAGACGAAGACCATGGACGTGAACGTGGTCCACCGAGGCAACGGACGATTGTACACGCACGGAGAGGTCCACAACCTCTATGGATTCTGGATGGCTGAAGCCACGTATCGCGGACTGAAAGCGCAGTTGGCTGGCAAGCGGCCTTTTGTGCTCACGCGCGCTGGCTACAGCGGAATTCAACGGTATGCGGCGGTGTGGACGGGCGACAACCGAAGCTTTTGGGAACATATGGCCATGGCCATCCCGATGGTGCTCAACATGGGGATGTCCGGTATTCCGCTCGGGGGCCCAGATGTGGGCGGTTTCGCTCATCACGCTTCAGGTGAATTGCTTGCACGATGGACGCAAATGGGGGCGTTCTTTCCGTTCTTTCGAAATCACAGTGCCATGGGAACGCATCGACAGGAACCTTGGGCATTCGGCCCTACGTTCGAAGCCATCATTCGACGTGCCATCCGGCTCCGTTATCGTTTCCTGCCTTATCTTTACACGCTCGCACGGGAAGCCCATGAGACAGGTTTACCCATGATGCGGCCCTTGGTGTTAGAGTATCCCGACGATCCAAACACGCACCACGTCGATGATCAGTTCCTCGTCGGTTCCGATCTTCTCGTGGCACCCATCCTCAAGCCGGGCATGACCCATCGAATGGTCTATTTGCCCGATGGAGAATGGATTGATTATGAGACGCGTGAGCGATACCGCGGGCGTCAGTACATCTTGACGAATGCGCCTCTCGATCGTATCCCTCTGTACGTGCGCGCGGGGAGCGCTATCCCCGTGAACCTCTTGGAGCGGTCAGGCGAGACTCATCTTGGATGGGAGGTCTTCGTGGACGCCAACGGTCGAGCCTCGGGCCGATGCTATGAGGACGACGGGGAGACGTTCAGCTATGAAGACGGTGCCTATTGCGATCGCGTGTTACAGGCCCTCACCACCTCAGAAGGAACACTTATCGAGTGTCATCTTGTTCAAGGATCAGGAGATGGTGGAAGTCTCGAGAGCGTTGTTCGTGTATTCACACCAGATAACGTTCGTGAGGCTCGTGCGCAGGGGATATCGTTTTCTATTCAAGTTTGA
- a CDS encoding glycoside hydrolase family 13 protein: MRWLIKYFPTGLQWVDIHWHVQRLLGTGAQTLIVYLVGICEVLWTKLPYLSDLGVNLIYLTPIFQAPSNHKYDTQDYFAVDPAFGTLADLQMLVREAHRLGIRVVLDAVFNHSGFQFAPFQDVIARGTASPYWSWFFVHGDRVDVESVNYETFATRLRHMPKLNLAEPAAEEYFLHVAKHYVLECDIDGWRFDVANEIDPQFWPRLRSELRALKPDILLIGEIWHDSLPWLMGDAFDGVMNYPLRELVMRYAMDESIDEPAFAEAWVRLYLQYPRPAWRAMWNLLGSHDTERALTRARGHVPYVVLAFAMLFTLPGIPMVYYGDEIGMEGGTDPDCRRGMIWDANLWQLDLREAVRQLAWLKRTHPALAGDTMEIRDAKPGMLHYVRLNGTGPHLHIAVCKRRDFGAEVDSPLFAWDVPSRTSGEERKILIWECDSTEGCGHDSRADGFLNQ; this comes from the coding sequence ATGCGGTGGCTTATCAAATATTTCCCGACCGGTTTGCAGTGGGTGGACATCCATTGGCACGTCCAACGGCTCCTTGGAACGGGCGCCCAAACCCTGATAGTGTATTTGGTGGGAATATGCGAGGTATTGTGGACAAAACTTCCATACCTGAGCGATCTCGGCGTGAATCTGATCTACCTCACGCCCATCTTCCAGGCTCCATCGAACCACAAATACGACACGCAAGACTATTTTGCCGTAGATCCCGCATTCGGTACCTTGGCCGATCTGCAAATGCTCGTACGAGAAGCTCATCGCCTCGGGATTCGCGTGGTTCTCGACGCAGTTTTCAACCACTCGGGCTTTCAATTTGCCCCCTTTCAGGACGTCATTGCGCGCGGTACGGCGTCTCCCTATTGGTCTTGGTTCTTCGTGCATGGGGACCGCGTTGACGTCGAATCCGTGAATTATGAGACTTTCGCGACGCGCCTTCGACATATGCCAAAACTGAACTTGGCAGAGCCTGCTGCCGAAGAATACTTTCTGCATGTGGCCAAACACTATGTTCTCGAGTGCGATATCGACGGATGGCGTTTTGACGTCGCCAACGAAATCGATCCCCAATTTTGGCCACGGTTGCGGTCCGAACTGCGCGCCTTGAAACCTGATATCCTGTTGATAGGAGAAATATGGCATGACAGCCTCCCTTGGCTGATGGGCGATGCCTTCGATGGCGTGATGAATTATCCGCTTCGAGAGCTTGTCATGCGCTATGCCATGGACGAATCCATAGATGAACCTGCTTTCGCAGAAGCGTGGGTACGCCTGTATCTGCAGTATCCGCGTCCGGCATGGCGCGCGATGTGGAATCTGTTGGGCAGCCATGATACTGAACGCGCGCTTACGCGCGCACGCGGTCATGTTCCCTATGTTGTGCTGGCGTTTGCAATGCTTTTCACGCTACCCGGAATTCCCATGGTGTATTACGGGGACGAGATCGGCATGGAAGGTGGAACCGATCCGGATTGCCGTCGGGGCATGATCTGGGACGCGAACTTATGGCAGCTCGATCTTCGCGAAGCCGTGCGGCAACTCGCATGGCTCAAACGAACCCATCCTGCGCTTGCAGGAGATACCATGGAGATTCGCGATGCGAAGCCTGGCATGCTGCATTATGTACGGCTAAACGGCACAGGTCCACATCTTCACATTGCTGTTTGCAAACGTCGAGACTTCGGCGCGGAAGTGGACTCCCCACTATTCGCGTGGGATGTGCCATCTCGCACATCGGGCGAGGAACGGAAGATCCTGATATGGGAATGCGATTCAACTGAGGGGTGTGGACATGATTCACGAGCAGACGGATTTCTCAACCAGTGA
- a CDS encoding LacI family DNA-binding transcriptional regulator — protein MATIKDVARLANVSPSTVSRVLANSPRISEETKRRVRAALEQLNYHPNAFARGLVTNSTGAIGILIPPSAQEFFVNPFFAEWMAGVAEVARQHGVDTVLSTSARGEIETLDHMIRGRRVDGVLLIGARQGDPVLQEVAKLHCPAVLLGRPADPAPISWVNNDNQRAAYDATVHLLNLGHRRIGFLGGASDLVVTMDRVAGYRQALMDHGVEPDSRLEVSSFFLEQGGYLGMMRLLAIPDRPTAVLCADDVLAFGGMRAAHELGFEVPGDLAIVGFNDIRLAELAHPALTSVRVHMHELGVRSAELLLEEIDQGKPLQRHVIVKHELVIRYSCGAKPIGTLTT, from the coding sequence GTGGCCACAATCAAAGACGTTGCGCGCCTTGCCAATGTGTCGCCGTCCACCGTGTCACGGGTGCTGGCCAACTCGCCCCGCATTTCGGAGGAGACCAAGCGAAGGGTTCGGGCCGCGCTTGAACAACTGAACTACCACCCGAACGCCTTTGCGCGCGGCCTGGTGACGAATTCGACCGGGGCCATCGGCATTCTGATCCCTCCCTCGGCGCAGGAGTTCTTTGTGAATCCATTCTTCGCCGAGTGGATGGCGGGCGTGGCCGAGGTGGCCCGGCAGCATGGGGTTGACACCGTGCTTTCCACCTCGGCTCGGGGCGAGATCGAGACCCTGGATCACATGATACGGGGGAGGCGTGTGGACGGCGTTCTCCTCATCGGCGCGCGCCAAGGCGATCCCGTCCTGCAGGAGGTCGCGAAGTTGCACTGTCCCGCTGTTCTTCTCGGCCGACCCGCTGATCCAGCACCCATCAGTTGGGTGAATAACGACAATCAGCGAGCTGCTTACGATGCGACAGTTCACTTGTTGAACCTGGGGCACCGCCGCATTGGATTTTTAGGAGGCGCTTCCGACTTGGTTGTGACGATGGATCGCGTCGCCGGCTATCGACAAGCCCTAATGGACCACGGTGTGGAACCTGATTCTCGGCTCGAGGTTTCAAGTTTCTTTCTTGAGCAAGGAGGCTATCTCGGCATGATGCGCTTGCTTGCGATCCCCGATAGGCCCACCGCGGTCCTGTGTGCAGACGATGTGCTGGCGTTTGGCGGCATGCGTGCGGCTCATGAACTAGGATTCGAGGTACCTGGCGATCTCGCCATCGTCGGATTTAACGATATTCGCTTGGCAGAGCTCGCCCATCCGGCGCTGACAAGTGTGCGGGTTCACATGCATGAGCTGGGTGTCCGATCTGCCGAACTTTTGCTTGAGGAGATTGACCAAGGCAAACCTCTGCAACGGCATGTCATTGTCAAGCATGAACTGGTGATTCGATATTCCTGTGGTGCAAAACCCATCGGCACGTTGACGACCTGA
- a CDS encoding sugar ABC transporter permease gives MAISSQSFSTLKSQHPIASRSRRRRSMRPGERVALWVSRIVIWCVIVMVLLPMWFVVIASFNPSNSYISFSLFPSNASLANYKALFQGGQFWTWVRNSLVVGVVVAVAQSFITAMSAFAFSKLRFYGRKYGLMTLLLLQMFPNILAIAAFYTALAKLNMIDMLGSYILVMLGTSAFNIWLLKGYMDSIPRELDEAAVIDGATTWQRFMHVTLPLSTPMMVVIFFLTLVGIFSEYMFAGTILQSPWNYTLGVGMYNLISGQFAKNWGEFAAAALLSAVPLAIVFAVAQRYLTKGLVAGSVKG, from the coding sequence ATGGCCATCTCGAGTCAGAGTTTCTCAACGCTAAAGTCCCAGCACCCGATCGCATCTCGTTCGCGCCGGCGTCGTTCCATGCGACCAGGAGAGCGAGTCGCCCTCTGGGTGTCGCGCATCGTCATTTGGTGCGTCATCGTCATGGTTCTGCTCCCCATGTGGTTTGTCGTGATTGCGTCATTCAATCCGTCGAACTCGTACATTTCGTTTTCGTTGTTCCCGTCGAATGCCTCCTTGGCGAACTACAAAGCCCTGTTTCAAGGTGGCCAGTTTTGGACGTGGGTTCGCAACAGTTTAGTGGTCGGCGTTGTCGTCGCGGTGGCGCAATCGTTCATCACAGCGATGTCCGCTTTCGCCTTTTCCAAGCTGAGGTTTTACGGGCGGAAGTACGGTTTAATGACCCTATTACTTCTTCAGATGTTTCCCAATATCTTGGCAATCGCAGCATTCTACACTGCACTTGCGAAGTTGAACATGATAGACATGCTGGGTTCTTACATCCTTGTTATGCTTGGAACAAGCGCCTTCAACATCTGGCTTTTGAAGGGATACATGGACTCGATTCCGCGAGAATTGGACGAGGCAGCCGTCATTGATGGTGCAACAACCTGGCAAAGATTCATGCATGTTACATTGCCCTTGTCCACTCCGATGATGGTCGTGATTTTCTTTCTGACCCTTGTTGGCATCTTCAGCGAGTACATGTTCGCCGGTACGATTCTTCAATCGCCTTGGAATTACACACTCGGTGTTGGAATGTACAATCTGATTAGCGGGCAGTTCGCCAAGAACTGGGGAGAATTCGCCGCAGCTGCGCTCTTGTCGGCCGTGCCGCTTGCCATCGTATTTGCCGTTGCGCAACGATATCTGACGAAAGGGTTGGTGGCAGGCTCGGTGAAGGGATGA
- a CDS encoding carbohydrate ABC transporter permease, with amino-acid sequence MATVMEMRRSHGRERAKRRVDWIAYGYLSPALVTICVLSILPIFYTIYISFTDFNQMHFLSYQFVGLKNYEELLNPHDPLSNLFLPTFIWTLVYALCTTALAYLVGLFLAVLLNNKHMRERTLYRMLLIVPWAVPNLISMLAWQGLLNDQYGQINALLHGVFGLPRIPWLTSALWARIAVIMVNVWAGFPYMMTVCLGALQSIPTDQYEAAEIDGANWWQVFRYVTMPSVWRISLPLLIPSFSYNFNNFNASYLLTGGGPPNSNNPFLGQTDILATAAYKMTLTFNRYDLGATISVLLFILVALISWVQMRYTGAFKEVDA; translated from the coding sequence ATGGCCACCGTCATGGAGATGAGAAGGTCTCACGGCCGGGAGCGCGCAAAGCGGCGCGTGGATTGGATTGCCTATGGGTACCTTTCTCCAGCGCTCGTCACGATCTGTGTTCTCAGTATTCTTCCTATCTTTTACACCATCTACATCTCATTTACCGATTTTAATCAAATGCATTTTCTTTCTTACCAATTCGTAGGTTTGAAGAACTATGAGGAACTCTTAAATCCGCATGATCCATTGTCGAATCTATTTTTACCGACGTTCATCTGGACCTTGGTGTATGCGCTATGTACCACAGCGCTCGCGTATCTTGTCGGATTGTTCCTCGCCGTTCTACTTAATAACAAGCACATGCGGGAGCGCACTCTCTATCGAATGCTGCTCATCGTGCCTTGGGCGGTTCCGAACCTCATTTCAATGCTCGCATGGCAGGGCCTGTTAAACGATCAGTACGGGCAAATCAATGCACTTTTGCATGGCGTGTTTGGCCTGCCGCGTATTCCCTGGCTCACGAGCGCTCTATGGGCTCGGATTGCGGTGATCATGGTGAATGTTTGGGCCGGTTTCCCTTACATGATGACCGTTTGTTTAGGTGCTCTGCAGTCGATCCCGACCGACCAATATGAGGCCGCGGAAATTGACGGAGCCAACTGGTGGCAAGTGTTCCGGTACGTGACCATGCCATCGGTATGGAGGATCTCCTTGCCGCTTTTGATACCGTCTTTTTCCTACAACTTCAATAACTTTAACGCATCATATCTATTGACTGGCGGAGGACCGCCCAATTCGAACAACCCATTTCTGGGTCAAACGGATATTTTGGCAACAGCAGCCTACAAAATGACACTCACGTTCAACCGCTATGACCTAGGAGCGACCATTTCTGTGTTATTGTTCATTCTCGTGGCTCTGATCAGCTGGGTACAGATGCGCTATACCGGAGCCTTTAAGGAGGTCGACGCGTGA
- a CDS encoding extracellular solute-binding protein, with translation MAALVLAGGAIAGCGTSSSGQNASPATGSSSAKGEASALPKGQTITVWSWQTGPELQDVKQIAAQWAEAHGDKVVVVDQSSNPKGFQFYATAARTGKGPDVVFGMPHDNNGVFAEEGLMAPVPAGVINTSLYAPNTIDAVKVNGTMYSVPVSVQTAAVYYNKKLVPQPPKTWAEFVKDANAHGFMYDQANLYFDYAIIGGYGGYVFKDNNGTLDPNNIGLDTPGAVQAYTLMRDMVSKYHWMTPSTNGSIAKAEFLAGKIGMYVSGPWDTADIEKAKIDFGVTPWPTLPNGKHATPFLGVITAFVNKESKTQAADWSLVQALTSAQAQQMYFRDSQQIPALLSVQRSSAVQSSPTFKAFVEQLRYAVPMPNIPQMQAVWQAMSILQNIIAGKVSPAQGAKDFVQNIQKGIMAQGS, from the coding sequence GTGGCCGCGTTGGTGTTGGCAGGCGGAGCGATTGCTGGCTGTGGAACCTCGAGCAGTGGGCAAAACGCATCTCCTGCGACGGGTTCGTCGAGCGCCAAAGGTGAAGCGAGTGCTCTCCCAAAGGGCCAGACCATCACGGTTTGGTCGTGGCAGACCGGTCCCGAGTTGCAAGACGTGAAGCAAATTGCCGCGCAGTGGGCAGAGGCGCATGGCGACAAGGTCGTCGTTGTCGACCAAAGCTCCAATCCGAAGGGATTTCAGTTTTACGCCACGGCGGCTCGTACAGGCAAGGGGCCTGATGTCGTGTTTGGAATGCCGCACGACAACAATGGTGTTTTCGCAGAAGAAGGACTGATGGCGCCGGTTCCGGCGGGCGTGATCAACACGAGTCTCTACGCCCCCAACACGATTGATGCCGTCAAGGTCAACGGCACGATGTATTCGGTGCCAGTGTCCGTTCAGACTGCAGCAGTCTACTACAACAAAAAGCTCGTGCCGCAGCCGCCGAAGACATGGGCTGAGTTCGTGAAAGACGCAAATGCACATGGCTTCATGTATGACCAAGCAAATCTTTACTTCGATTATGCAATCATAGGCGGATACGGCGGGTACGTGTTCAAAGATAACAACGGGACGCTCGATCCGAATAACATTGGCCTTGATACACCGGGAGCCGTTCAGGCCTACACCCTCATGCGGGACATGGTCTCCAAGTATCATTGGATGACCCCAAGCACGAATGGCTCTATCGCGAAGGCTGAGTTCTTAGCAGGCAAGATTGGCATGTACGTGAGTGGTCCGTGGGACACGGCGGATATTGAGAAGGCCAAAATTGACTTTGGTGTCACACCATGGCCAACCTTGCCAAACGGCAAGCATGCCACGCCCTTCTTAGGCGTTATCACGGCATTTGTGAACAAGGAGTCCAAGACCCAGGCAGCTGACTGGAGCCTTGTTCAAGCGTTGACCAGTGCGCAGGCGCAGCAAATGTATTTCCGAGATTCGCAACAGATTCCTGCGCTCTTGTCTGTGCAGCGGTCGAGTGCCGTCCAGTCGAGCCCGACATTCAAGGCGTTTGTCGAGCAGTTGCGCTATGCGGTGCCGATGCCTAATATTCCGCAAATGCAAGCAGTGTGGCAGGCTATGAGCATCTTGCAGAATATCATTGCGGGCAAGGTGTCGCCAGCGCAAGGCGCCAAGGACTTTGTGCAAAATATTCAAAAGGGCATCATGGCACAAGGATCCTGA